CCTCGACCCATTATCTAAGCGTCAATCGTCAGAATCGGCTTGGCCGCTGTCGGCCGCGATCATGATGTCGACATCCACTTGCAGCCCAAACGGCGCCTGGAAATCGTCCGGTAGGTCGATAAGCACTTGAAGCACGTCAAGGTCCTTGCGTTCGCTCGCCTCATTGTTGAAGACGGTCTTTTTACCCATCAAGCGCTTGACTAGCGACACCGTGCCGGGATACCTCACATCGCCCAGGCCACGGCCATACAGCCTTGCCGATTGTCCCGCTGCCAGACGATGCACGAAGCGTTCGTCGATCTCAGCGCGCACGCGCAACCTCGATTTGTCAGCGACAATCATCACCGGATCCCGATCGAGCACACGGGCGCCCTCCCCCTCGCGCTTAAAAACCTCCAGAACGATGCCGTCGAGAGGGGACAACATTATGGTATTGGCTAGTCGCTGTCTCGCGGTCTCGACGCGTGCCTCGGCCAAGCGTACCTCCGCGTCGGCGACGTCCCGGTCAACGGCGCGTACGTGCCTTTCCAATAGTGCCAACTCGGCTTTCGCCTGTTCGAGCGACTTCCTCGCCTGTTGAACTTCAGTGGCTGTCTGATCGCGCTCTGCATCCGTCGTAACTCCTCGAGCTGTCAGCGCAAGGATGCGCGCTTGCTGTTTTGTGGCGAACTGCAACCGTTCTTCCATAATCTCGACGTTGCGCCTCGCCGCGTTGACTTGCTCTACATGCATGCCAGCCAGCAATTGCTCTCGTTGTGCCGCCGCCAACACCACTTGTTGCTCCGCTTCCGCTACCGCGGCCGCGTCGTCATGGTCAATGAGCACCGCCAACACATCTCCCTTGCGAATCTCTTGCCCCACTTCGACGGCTAATCGACCGATAACTCCATCTACTTTGAACACGAGTCGGCGGACCTCCGAAACGGGTTCGATATAGCCAATGCCACGGATCAGCTCCCTTCCTGACTGTGAAGCATCTCGAAGGTTTGTAGTCTCACCCCCACTTGCGACGGAATGCCCAACATAGGGTGTCTGAGACAACTGGCTCACTCCGCCGACAATGTACAACCAGGCTACCACGCCGCTAGTTACAGATATCGCTGCAGCCAGAATAAGCTTGCTCAAGGCAGCATCTCCGCCGACTCTGCCGAATTTTGGAGCGGTTCCGGTACAGTATCGGAAACGATCTGTCCCGACTCGATTCGGAGAACTCGATTGAATAGTGGCACCAGTCTTGTATCATGAGTCACAACGACTAGGAGCACGTTCTCTCGTTTCGCCTGTTCAATCAGCAGTCTTATTGCCGCTTGACCATTCTGCCAATCAAGGGCCGCGGTTGGCTCGTCCGCAAGTAATATCGGTGGCCGATGCAGCACGGCCCTAGCGACAGCGACTCGCTGGCGTTGGCCGCCGCTAAGTTCAGCGGGCTTACGGTGTAAGTGTTTTTTAAGATCCAAATAATGTGTAACTTCAGAAATTCGTCTGTTCATATCAGTGTATGACATTCCTGCATTTCTCGCGACTATCTTAAGATTGTCCTGGATCGTTACGAAGGGAAGCAGCTGGGACTGCTGAAAGACAAAACCGATCGAGCGTCGTCGGAGTTCCGTCAGCA
The DNA window shown above is from Pirellulales bacterium and carries:
- a CDS encoding HlyD family efflux transporter periplasmic adaptor subunit; translated protein: MSKLILAAAISVTSGVVAWLYIVGGVSQLSQTPYVGHSVASGGETTNLRDASQSGRELIRGIGYIEPVSEVRRLVFKVDGVIGRLAVEVGQEIRKGDVLAVLIDHDDAAAVAEAEQQVVLAAAQREQLLAGMHVEQVNAARRNVEIMEERLQFATKQQARILALTARGVTTDAERDQTATEVQQARKSLEQAKAELALLERHVRAVDRDVADAEVRLAEARVETARQRLANTIMLSPLDGIVLEVFKREGEGARVLDRDPVMIVADKSRLRVRAEIDERFVHRLAAGQSARLYGRGLGDVRYPGTVSLVKRLMGKKTVFNNEASERKDLDVLQVLIDLPDDFQAPFGLQVDVDIMIAADSGQADSDD
- a CDS encoding ABC transporter ATP-binding protein → MPLAISASNLSKSYNDGTSEHQVLVNINVDFAASDTCVLLGPSGSGKTTLLSICGCLLRPTRGQLTVAGKLVQFDRPDMLTELRRRSIGFVFQQSQLLPFVTIQDNLKIVARNAGMSYTDMNRRISEVTHYLDLKKHLHRKPAELSGGQRQRVAVARAVLHRPPILLADEPTAALDWQNGQAAIRLLIEQAKRENVLLVVVTHDTRLVPLFNRVLRIESGQIVSDTVPEPLQNSAESAEMLP